Proteins from one Physeter macrocephalus isolate SW-GA chromosome 16, ASM283717v5, whole genome shotgun sequence genomic window:
- the CTNND1 gene encoding catenin delta-1 isoform X5 yields the protein MDDSEVESTASILASVKEQEAQFEKLTRALEEERRHVSAQLERVRVSPQDANPLMANGTLTRRHQNGRFAGDVDLERQKFSDLKLNGPQDHSHLLYSTIPRMQEPGQIVETYTEEDPEGAMSVVSVETSDDGTTRRTETTVKKVVKTVTTRTVQPVPMGPDGLPVDASSVSNNYIQTLGRDFRKNGTGGPGPYVGPAGTATLPRNFHYPPDGYSRHYEDGYPSSSDNYGSLSRVTRIEERYRPSMEGYRAPSRQDVYGPQPQVRVGGSSVDLHRFHPEPYGLEDDQRSMGYDDVDYGMMSDYGTGRRTGTPSDPRRRLRSYEDMIGEEVPSDQYYWAPLAQHERGSLASLDSLRKGGPPPPNWRQPELPEVIAMLGFRLDAVKSNAAAYLQHLCYRNDKVKTDVRKLKGIPVLVGLLDHPKKEVHLGACGALKNISFGRDQDNKIAIKNCDGVPALVRLLRKARDMDLTEVITGTLWNLSSHDSIKMEIVDHALHALTDEVIIPHSGWEREPNEDCKPRHIEWESVLTNTAGCLRNVSSERSEARRKLRECDGLVDALIFIVQAEIGQKDSDSKLVENCVCLLRNLSYQVHREIPQAERYQEAPPNVANSTGPHAASCFGAKKGKDEWFSRGKKPTEDPTNDTVDFPKRTSPARGYELLFQPEVVRIYISLLKESKNPAILEASAGAIQNLCAGRWTYGRYIRSALRQEKALSAIADLLTNEHERVVKAASGALRNLAVDARNKELIGKHAIPNLVKNLPGGQQSSSQNFSEDTVVSVLNTINEVIAENLEAAKKLRETQGIEKLVLINKSGNRSEKEVRAAALVLQTIWGYKELRKPLEKEGWKKSDFQVNLNNASRSQSSHSYDDSTLPLIDRNQKSDKKPDREEIQMSSMGSNTKSLDNNYSTLNERGDHNRTLDRSGDLGEMEPLKGTPLMQDEGQESLEEEVDVLVLDDEGDQMSYRPHGMSFSHPQDHP from the exons ATGGACGACTCAGAGGTGGAGTCGACCGCCAGCATCTTGGCCTCTGTGAAGGAACAAGAGGCCCAGTTTGAGAAGCTGACCCGGGCGCTGGAGGAGGAACGGCGCCACGTCTCGGCGCAACTGGAACGCGTCCGGGTCTCACCACAAGATGCCAACCCGCTCATGGCCAACGGCACCCTCACCCGCCGGCATCAG AACGGCCGGTTTGCGGGCGATGTTGACCTTGAGCGACAGAAATTTTCAGATCTGAAACTCAACGGACCCCAG GATCACAGTCACCTTTTGTATAGCACCATCCCCAGGATGCAGGAGCCAGGGCAGATTGTGGAGACCTACACGGAGGAGGACCCTGAGGGAGCTATGTCTGTTGTCTCTGTGGAGACCTCGGATGATGGAACCACTCGGCGCACGGAGACCACA GTCAAGAAAGTAGTGAAGACTGTGACAACACGGACAGTCCAGCCAGTCCCTATGGGACCAGATGGGCTGCCTGTAGATGCCTCATCAGTTTCAAACAACTATATCCAGACTCTGGGTCGTGACTTCCGCAAGAACGGCACTGGGGGGCCTGGCCCCTATGTGGGGCCAGCAGGCACTGCTACCCTTCCCAGGAACTTCCACTACCCTCCTGATGGGTATAGCCGCCACTATGAAGATGGTTATCCAAGTAGCAGTGACAACTATGGCAGCCTGTCCCGGGTGACCCGCATTGAGGAGCGGTACAGGCCCAGCATGGAAGGTTACCGGGCACCCAGTAGACAGGATGTCTatgggccccagccccaggttCGGGTAGGTGGGAGCAGCGTGGATCTGCATCGTTTTCATCCAGAGCCTTATGGGCTCGAGGATGACCAGCGTAGCATGGGCTACGATGACGTGGATTACGGCATGATGTCTGATTATGGCACTGGCCGTCGGACTGGGACACCCTCTGACCCTCGGCGACGCCTCAG GAGCTATGAAGACATGATTGGTGAGGAGGTGCCATCAGACCAGTACTACTGGGCTCCTTTGGCCCAGCATGAACGGGGAAGTTTAGCAAGCTTGGATAGCCTGCGCAAGGGAGGGCCTCCACCCCCAAATTGGAGACAGCCAGAGCTGCCAGAGGTGATAGCCATGCTAGGATTCCGTTTGGATGCTGTCAAGTCCAATGCAGCTGCATACCTGCAGCACTTGTGCTACCGCAATGACAAGGTGAAGACTGACGTTCGGAAGCTCAAGGGTATCCCAGTACTGGTGGGATTGTTAGACCACCCCAAAAAAGAAGTGCACCTTGGAGCCTGTGGAGCTCTCAAGAATATCTCTTTTGGGCGTGACCAGGATAACAAGATTGCCATAAAAAACTGTGATGGTGTCCCTGCTCTTGTGCGATTACTCCGAAAGGCTCGAGATATGGACCTCACTGAAGTTATTACTG GAACCCTGTGGAATCTCTCATCCCATGACTCAATCAAAATGGAGATTGTGGACCACGCACTGCATGCCTTGACAGATGAAGTAATCATTCCGCATTCTGGTTGGGAGCGGGAACCTAATGAAGATTGTAAGCCGCGCCATATTGAGTGGGAGTCTGTGCTCACCAACACAGCTGGCTGCCTTAG GAATGTCAGCTCGGAGAGGAGTGAAGCTCGCCGGAAGCTTCGGGAATGTGATGGTTTGGTGGATGCTCTCATTTTCATTGTTCAGGCTGAGATTGGACAGAAAGATTCAGACAGCAAG CTTGTGGAGAACTGTGTTTGCCTCCTTCGGAACTTGTCGTATCAAGTTCACCGAGAAATCCCACAAGCAGAACGTTACCAAGAGGCACCTCCCAACGTTGCCAACAGTACTGGGCCACATGCTGCCAGTTGCTTTGGGGCCAAGAAGGGCAAAG ATGAGTGGTTCTCCAGAG ggaaaaaacccacagagGATCCAACAAATGATACAGTGGATTTCCCTAAAAGAACTAGTCCTGCTCGAG GCTATGAACTTTTATTTCAGCCAGAGGTGGTTCGGATATACATCTCACTCCTCAAGGAGAGCAAGAATCCTGCCATCCTAGAAGCCTCAGCCGGGGCCATCCAGAACTTGTGTGCTGGGCGCTGGACA TATGGTCGATACATCCGCTCAGCTCTGCGTCAAGAGAAGGCTCTTTCTGCCATTGCTGACCTCCTGACCAATGAACATGAGCGGGTCGTGAAAGCTGCCTCTGGAGCACTGAGAAATCTGGCTGTGGATGCTCGCAACAAAGAATTAATTG GTAAACATGCTATTCCTAACTTGGTAAAGAATCTGCCAGGAGGGCAACAGAGCTCTTCCCAGAATTTCTCTGAGGATACTGTGGTCTCTGTTTTGAATACCATCAATGAAGTTATTGCTGAGAACTTGGAGGCTGCCAAAAAGCTTCGAGAAACACAGGGTATTGAGAAGCTGGTTTTGATCAACAAATCAGG GAACCGCTCAGAAAAAGAAGTTCGAGCAGCAGCGCTTGTATTACAGACAATCTGGGGATATAAGGAACTGCGGAAGCCACTGGAAAAAGAAGGATGGAAGAAGTCAGACTTTCAG GTGAATCTAAACAATGCTTCTCGAAGCCAGAGCAGTCATTCATATGATGATAGCACCCTCCCTCTCATTGACCGGAACCAGAAATCAG ATAAGAAACCTGATCGGGAAGAAATTCAGATGAGCAGTATGGGATCAAACACAAAATCATTAG ataaCAACTATTCCACACTGAATGAGAGAGGAGACCACAATAGAACACTGGATCGATCCGGGGATCTAGGTGAAATGGAACCATTGAAGGGAACGCCCCTGATG CAGGACGAGGGGCAGGAATCTCTGGAGGAAGAGGTGGATGTGTTGGTTTTGGATGATGAGGGGGACCAAATGTCTTACCGCCCCCATGGTATGTCCTTCAGCCACCCCCAAGATCATCCGTGA
- the CTNND1 gene encoding catenin delta-1 isoform X4: protein MQEPGQIVETYTEEDPEGAMSVVSVETSDDGTTRRTETTVKKVVKTVTTRTVQPVPMGPDGLPVDASSVSNNYIQTLGRDFRKNGTGGPGPYVGPAGTATLPRNFHYPPDGYSRHYEDGYPSSSDNYGSLSRVTRIEERYRPSMEGYRAPSRQDVYGPQPQVRVGGSSVDLHRFHPEPYGLEDDQRSMGYDDVDYGMMSDYGTGRRTGTPSDPRRRLRSYEDMIGEEVPSDQYYWAPLAQHERGSLASLDSLRKGGPPPPNWRQPELPEVIAMLGFRLDAVKSNAAAYLQHLCYRNDKVKTDVRKLKGIPVLVGLLDHPKKEVHLGACGALKNISFGRDQDNKIAIKNCDGVPALVRLLRKARDMDLTEVITGTLWNLSSHDSIKMEIVDHALHALTDEVIIPHSGWEREPNEDCKPRHIEWESVLTNTAGCLRNVSSERSEARRKLRECDGLVDALIFIVQAEIGQKDSDSKLVENCVCLLRNLSYQVHREIPQAERYQEAPPNVANSTGPHAASCFGAKKGKDEWFSRGKKPTEDPTNDTVDFPKRTSPARGYELLFQPEVVRIYISLLKESKNPAILEASAGAIQNLCAGRWTYGRYIRSALRQEKALSAIADLLTNEHERVVKAASGALRNLAVDARNKELIGKHAIPNLVKNLPGGQQSSSQNFSEDTVVSVLNTINEVIAENLEAAKKLRETQGIEKLVLINKSGNRSEKEVRAAALVLQTIWGYKELRKPLEKEGWKKSDFQVNLNNASRSQSSHSYDDSTLPLIDRNQKSDKKPDREEIQMSSMGSNTKSLDNNYSTLNERGDHNRTLDRSGDLGEMEPLKGTPLMQKI from the exons ATGCAGGAGCCAGGGCAGATTGTGGAGACCTACACGGAGGAGGACCCTGAGGGAGCTATGTCTGTTGTCTCTGTGGAGACCTCGGATGATGGAACCACTCGGCGCACGGAGACCACA GTCAAGAAAGTAGTGAAGACTGTGACAACACGGACAGTCCAGCCAGTCCCTATGGGACCAGATGGGCTGCCTGTAGATGCCTCATCAGTTTCAAACAACTATATCCAGACTCTGGGTCGTGACTTCCGCAAGAACGGCACTGGGGGGCCTGGCCCCTATGTGGGGCCAGCAGGCACTGCTACCCTTCCCAGGAACTTCCACTACCCTCCTGATGGGTATAGCCGCCACTATGAAGATGGTTATCCAAGTAGCAGTGACAACTATGGCAGCCTGTCCCGGGTGACCCGCATTGAGGAGCGGTACAGGCCCAGCATGGAAGGTTACCGGGCACCCAGTAGACAGGATGTCTatgggccccagccccaggttCGGGTAGGTGGGAGCAGCGTGGATCTGCATCGTTTTCATCCAGAGCCTTATGGGCTCGAGGATGACCAGCGTAGCATGGGCTACGATGACGTGGATTACGGCATGATGTCTGATTATGGCACTGGCCGTCGGACTGGGACACCCTCTGACCCTCGGCGACGCCTCAG GAGCTATGAAGACATGATTGGTGAGGAGGTGCCATCAGACCAGTACTACTGGGCTCCTTTGGCCCAGCATGAACGGGGAAGTTTAGCAAGCTTGGATAGCCTGCGCAAGGGAGGGCCTCCACCCCCAAATTGGAGACAGCCAGAGCTGCCAGAGGTGATAGCCATGCTAGGATTCCGTTTGGATGCTGTCAAGTCCAATGCAGCTGCATACCTGCAGCACTTGTGCTACCGCAATGACAAGGTGAAGACTGACGTTCGGAAGCTCAAGGGTATCCCAGTACTGGTGGGATTGTTAGACCACCCCAAAAAAGAAGTGCACCTTGGAGCCTGTGGAGCTCTCAAGAATATCTCTTTTGGGCGTGACCAGGATAACAAGATTGCCATAAAAAACTGTGATGGTGTCCCTGCTCTTGTGCGATTACTCCGAAAGGCTCGAGATATGGACCTCACTGAAGTTATTACTG GAACCCTGTGGAATCTCTCATCCCATGACTCAATCAAAATGGAGATTGTGGACCACGCACTGCATGCCTTGACAGATGAAGTAATCATTCCGCATTCTGGTTGGGAGCGGGAACCTAATGAAGATTGTAAGCCGCGCCATATTGAGTGGGAGTCTGTGCTCACCAACACAGCTGGCTGCCTTAG GAATGTCAGCTCGGAGAGGAGTGAAGCTCGCCGGAAGCTTCGGGAATGTGATGGTTTGGTGGATGCTCTCATTTTCATTGTTCAGGCTGAGATTGGACAGAAAGATTCAGACAGCAAG CTTGTGGAGAACTGTGTTTGCCTCCTTCGGAACTTGTCGTATCAAGTTCACCGAGAAATCCCACAAGCAGAACGTTACCAAGAGGCACCTCCCAACGTTGCCAACAGTACTGGGCCACATGCTGCCAGTTGCTTTGGGGCCAAGAAGGGCAAAG ATGAGTGGTTCTCCAGAG ggaaaaaacccacagagGATCCAACAAATGATACAGTGGATTTCCCTAAAAGAACTAGTCCTGCTCGAG GCTATGAACTTTTATTTCAGCCAGAGGTGGTTCGGATATACATCTCACTCCTCAAGGAGAGCAAGAATCCTGCCATCCTAGAAGCCTCAGCCGGGGCCATCCAGAACTTGTGTGCTGGGCGCTGGACA TATGGTCGATACATCCGCTCAGCTCTGCGTCAAGAGAAGGCTCTTTCTGCCATTGCTGACCTCCTGACCAATGAACATGAGCGGGTCGTGAAAGCTGCCTCTGGAGCACTGAGAAATCTGGCTGTGGATGCTCGCAACAAAGAATTAATTG GTAAACATGCTATTCCTAACTTGGTAAAGAATCTGCCAGGAGGGCAACAGAGCTCTTCCCAGAATTTCTCTGAGGATACTGTGGTCTCTGTTTTGAATACCATCAATGAAGTTATTGCTGAGAACTTGGAGGCTGCCAAAAAGCTTCGAGAAACACAGGGTATTGAGAAGCTGGTTTTGATCAACAAATCAGG GAACCGCTCAGAAAAAGAAGTTCGAGCAGCAGCGCTTGTATTACAGACAATCTGGGGATATAAGGAACTGCGGAAGCCACTGGAAAAAGAAGGATGGAAGAAGTCAGACTTTCAG GTGAATCTAAACAATGCTTCTCGAAGCCAGAGCAGTCATTCATATGATGATAGCACCCTCCCTCTCATTGACCGGAACCAGAAATCAG ATAAGAAACCTGATCGGGAAGAAATTCAGATGAGCAGTATGGGATCAAACACAAAATCATTAG ataaCAACTATTCCACACTGAATGAGAGAGGAGACCACAATAGAACACTGGATCGATCCGGGGATCTAGGTGAAATGGAACCATTGAAGGGAACGCCCCTGATG CAGAAGATTTAG